In Desulfuromonadaceae bacterium, the sequence CTCATCAGCGGATTATTGATTCTGATTAAACTGGTGCTGATCTTCGGCGTGGTGCTCGGTCTGGCGGCCTACCTGGTGCTGGCGGAACGCAAGATCCTCGGGCGCATGCAGATGCGCCCCGGTCCCAACCGTACCGGACCCTGCGGCCTGATTCAGCCCCTCGCCGACCTGATCAAGCTGCTCAGCAAAGAAGATTTCATGCCTGCCGATGCCGACAAGCTGGTCTATCTCTTCGCCCCCGGCCTGACCGCACTGGTCGCCCTGCTGACCTTCGCGGTGGTGCCGTTTTCGCCGCCGCTGCACATCTTCGGGCGCGAGCTGCCGATGGTGGTCTGCGATCTGAATGTCGGGGTGCTCTACTTCCTGGCGTTTTCCTCGCTGGCAGTCTACGGGGTTGTTCTCGGTGGCTGGGCGTCGGGGTCGAAATACGCCCTGATCGGTTCGATCCGCGCCCTCTCCCAGCTGGTCTCCTACGAGCTGGCGATGGGGCTGGCGATTGCGCCGGTGATCATGGCCGCGCGGTCATTCTCGCTGACCGACATCGTCATGGCACAAAAGCAGCTGCCATTTATCCTGACGCAACCGCTCGGCTTCCTGATTTTCGTGGTCTGCATTTTTGCCGAATCGAAACGCACGCCGTTCGACATGCCGGAGGCGGAGAACGAGATTGTCGCCGGATTTCATACCGAATATTCGGGGATGCGCTTCGGTCTCTTTTTCGTTGGTGAATATATCAACCTGGTCATCCTCGGCAGCATGACCACGGTCTTTTTTCTCGGCGGTTGGCACGGCCCGCTGTTGCCGCCGATCGTCTGGTTCGCTGGCAAGGCGTTGTTTGTCGCCTTCGTCTTCATCTGGGTACGCGGCAGTCAACCGCGCCTGCGTTACGATCAGTTGATGAATATTGGCTGGAAAGTCCTGCTTCCCCTCGGTCTGCTCAATCTGCTGGTGACCGGAGCGGCGCTGCTCTGGATGAATGGATAGCTTATGGGTCTCTGGCGCGACATATCCGGCACCTGGAAACCGATGTGGATCACCCTCCGCTACCTGTTTCGCAAACCGGTGACCATCGAATATCCGGAGCAGAAGCGGACCCCGCCCCCCCGTTACCGGGCGCAACTGATCCTGACCCGCGACCCGGAGGGGAAAGAGCGCTGCGTTGCCTGTTACCTGTGCAGCGCCGCATGCCCGGTCGACTGCATCTCCCTGCAGGCCGCCGAAGACGCCGACGGTCGCCGTTACGCCGCCTGGTTCCGGATCAACTTCGCCCGCTGTATCTTCTGCGGACTGTGCACCGAGGCGTGCCCGACACTGGCGATCCAAACCAGCATCCATTACGAAATCTGCAAACGTGATCCACTCAGTCTGGTCTTCGAGAAAGAAGACCTGCTGGTCGATCACGGCGGCAAGGATAAATTCTACAACTTTTACAAACACGCCGGCATCGGCGTCTGCAAACCGCGCGGTGGCGGCGACGGCGAATATGGGCCGGTGGATGTGAAGGATTTACTGCCTTAAAGCTTTGTTTTTCACCACGGAGAACACGGAGGACACGGAGAAAAACAAGAAGAAGGCAGGGAAAATAAAAATGGTAATTATTCAGCTCTTTTGTAGGAGCGGCTTTAGCCGCGAACCATCGCGCCTGAAGGCGACTCCTGCAACGTCATTCCGGCAGGGGTTTAGCCGGAATCCAGGGTTTTGAGGGTTGAAAGTCTAGATCCCCGACAGGATCGCTCGGGGATGACGACCTTTGGGTGGGCAGGTGAATAGTTACCTAAAAAGATTGGTTTTATGACTTCTCCGTGATCTCCGTGTCCTCCGTGGTGAGAAAAAATGCGTTTAACGGTTGACCTACACGAAACTTGCAAAACAAAAAACAGGACTTTTGATCAACTTCAACGAAAGGCTGCTCAAGGACGGAATCAAGCGATTAGTATTATCACCCTCTTCGTGATCTCCGTGTCCTTCGTGGTGAGAAAATAAGTGGAACAACTATTAACCAACATATTCTTCTACATCCTCGCATCAGCCGCACTCATCGCCACGCTGATGAGCGTGACGCGGCGTAATCCGGTGCATGCGGTGATCTATCTGGTGCTGGGGTTCTTTGCCCTGGCGCTGATCTTCTACCTGCTCGGCGCGCCGCTGATTGCCGCCTGGGAGGTGATTGTTTATGCCGGGGCGATCATGGTGCTGTTCCTCTTTATCATCATGATCCTGCAACTGGCCCCGCAGGATCTCCCCGCCGCCGCCGGTTACGGACGCTGGCTGCCAGCGTTGCTCCTCGGGGGGACGATTGCCGCCTGCTCGGTGCTGCTGATCATGACCGACCCGCTGGCAAGCAGTCGCCTGCCGTCGTTCTACGCCGCGCCGCGCGCCTTCGGCCAGGCGCTCTTTTGCCACTATGCACTGGCGGTCGAGGCGGCCTCGCTGCAATTGCTCTTCGCCGCGGTCGGCGCCTGGTACATCGGGCGTCCCGATAGCCGAAAGGGGTCAAAATGACCGTCCCGTTCGGGCATGTTCTGATCCTCGCCGCCCTCCTCTTCGCCATCGGTCTCGGTTCGGTGCTGGCCCGCCGCACCCTGATCATGATCCTCATCGGTGTTGAAATCATGGTCAGCGCCGCCGTGCTGGTGCTGGTTGCAGCCTCGGCATTCTGGCAGCAGCTGGACGGTCAACTCTTCGTGCTCTTTTTGTTGACCACGACTGCGGCAGAGGTCGCCATCGCCCTGGCGCTGGTCGTCACCTTGCGGCGACGGACCGGCACGACTGACGCCGATGCGTTCTCGGAGTTGCGCGGATGAAGCCTGAACTGCTCTGCCTCATTTTGTTTTTTCCGCTGCTGTGCGGTATCCTCAACGCCCTCTTCGGCATGCGTGTGCCCCGGCTGGTGGCCGAAACGCTGGCGGTGTGCGGCGTCGCCAGCGCAGCGCTGCTGACTCTCCTTTTCTGGCCGCAGGCCGCCGGTGACGGGCTGCACGCCACCCTCTTCACCTGGCTGGACAGCGGCCCGCTGACGATTCCGGTCGAGCTGTCGTTCGACGCCATCTCCGCGCCGATGGCGCTGATGGTGAGCGGGGTTTCGACCCTGATCCACCTCTATGCGGTCGGCTACATGAAAGCTGACGAGAGTTACGCGCGTTTCTTCGCGCTCCTCAACCTCTTCGTCTTTGCCATGCTGCTGATCGTCCTCGCCGACAACCTGCTCCTCCTTTTTCTCGGCTGGGAAGGGGTCGGCTTTTGTTCTTACGGCCTGATCGGTTTCTGGTATCGCAACCCGGAGAATGCCGCCGCCGGACGCAAAGCGTTTCTGGTCACGCGGATCGGCGATGTCTTCCTTGCCGTTGCCCTGCTCTGGCTCTATCAGTTGTGCGGCACCCTCTCGCTGACGGCGATCAACGCCCAGGCGGCGAGCTTCGCTCCGGCCACGCTGACCGCTCTCGCCCTGCTGCTGTTACTCGGAGCGTGCGGCAAATCGGCGCAGCTGCCGCTGATGTCGTGGCTCCCTGACGCCATGGCCGGGCCAACCCCGGTCTCGGCGCTGATCCATGCCGCGACCATGGTCACCGCCGGGGTCTACCTCCTCTGTCGCCTCTTTCCGCTGATTTCCCTCTCGCCGACCGGCCTGCTGGCCATCGCGGTGGTCGGCGCGGCAACCGCACTCTACGCCGCCACCTGCGCCCTGGCGCAGCGCGAGATCAAACGCGTGCTGGCCTACTCAACGATGAGCCAGATCGGCTACATGTTCCTCGCCGTCGGCGCCGGGAGTGTCTCCGGCGCCATGTTCCATCTCTTTACCCACGCGTTTTTCAAGGCGCTGCTGTTCATGGCGGCCGGTTGCATCATCCACCTCGCGGCGGAAGAGAACGACATCTTCCGCATGGGGGGGGTCGCCCGCCGCGCACCGCTGATTTTTATCCTCTTCCTCGCCGGGGCGTTGTGTCTCGCCGGGTTCCCGCTGAGTGGCGGCTTCCTCTCCAAAGATGCGATTCTGGCGGCCACTTTGGCGCGTCCGGAACCGGTTTATCAACTGCTGTGGGGGGTAGCGACGTTAACCGCGCTCCTCACCGCATTTTACACCTTCCGCCTGCTCTACCTGGTCTTCGCCGGGAGCGCGCGCGGACCGGTTGATAACCACCGGCTCCCCGCGCTGATGGTCTGGCCGCTGCTGCCGCTGGCCCTCTTCGGGCTGGGAGGGGGACTGCTCAACTGG encodes:
- the nuoH gene encoding NADH-quinone oxidoreductase subunit NuoH, with protein sequence MLELLISGLLILIKLVLIFGVVLGLAAYLVLAERKILGRMQMRPGPNRTGPCGLIQPLADLIKLLSKEDFMPADADKLVYLFAPGLTALVALLTFAVVPFSPPLHIFGRELPMVVCDLNVGVLYFLAFSSLAVYGVVLGGWASGSKYALIGSIRALSQLVSYELAMGLAIAPVIMAARSFSLTDIVMAQKQLPFILTQPLGFLIFVVCIFAESKRTPFDMPEAENEIVAGFHTEYSGMRFGLFFVGEYINLVILGSMTTVFFLGGWHGPLLPPIVWFAGKALFVAFVFIWVRGSQPRLRYDQLMNIGWKVLLPLGLLNLLVTGAALLWMNG
- a CDS encoding NADH-quinone oxidoreductase subunit J, giving the protein MSVTRRNPVHAVIYLVLGFFALALIFYLLGAPLIAAWEVIVYAGAIMVLFLFIIMILQLAPQDLPAAAGYGRWLPALLLGGTIAACSVLLIMTDPLASSRLPSFYAAPRAFGQALFCHYALAVEAASLQLLFAAVGAWYIGRPDSRKGSK
- the nuoL gene encoding NADH-quinone oxidoreductase subunit L, with amino-acid sequence MKPELLCLILFFPLLCGILNALFGMRVPRLVAETLAVCGVASAALLTLLFWPQAAGDGLHATLFTWLDSGPLTIPVELSFDAISAPMALMVSGVSTLIHLYAVGYMKADESYARFFALLNLFVFAMLLIVLADNLLLLFLGWEGVGFCSYGLIGFWYRNPENAAAGRKAFLVTRIGDVFLAVALLWLYQLCGTLSLTAINAQAASFAPATLTALALLLLLGACGKSAQLPLMSWLPDAMAGPTPVSALIHAATMVTAGVYLLCRLFPLISLSPTGLLAIAVVGAATALYAATCALAQREIKRVLAYSTMSQIGYMFLAVGAGSVSGAMFHLFTHAFFKALLFMAAGCIIHLAAEENDIFRMGGVARRAPLIFILFLAGALCLAGFPLSGGFLSKDAILAATLARPEPVYQLLWGVATLTALLTAFYTFRLLYLVFAGSARGPVDNHRLPALMVWPLLPLALFGLGGGLLNWPALLGGSPWLQQRLAASGEFVVHLSHAVESRLWAGGAALFVVGLLAAHLRYRRKTARTETRVARWLRGGWGCDRCFELLLLRPYRGMALFCSAGLDRLLFDETFDGLAQTVRNCGDKLRWLGNGRLTAHLHGFAWGVLILLGCGLLLLIGSH
- the nuoK gene encoding NADH-quinone oxidoreductase subunit NuoK — encoded protein: MTVPFGHVLILAALLFAIGLGSVLARRTLIMILIGVEIMVSAAVLVLVAASAFWQQLDGQLFVLFLLTTTAAEVAIALALVVTLRRRTGTTDADAFSELRG
- the nuoI gene encoding NADH-quinone oxidoreductase subunit NuoI, which produces MGLWRDISGTWKPMWITLRYLFRKPVTIEYPEQKRTPPPRYRAQLILTRDPEGKERCVACYLCSAACPVDCISLQAAEDADGRRYAAWFRINFARCIFCGLCTEACPTLAIQTSIHYEICKRDPLSLVFEKEDLLVDHGGKDKFYNFYKHAGIGVCKPRGGGDGEYGPVDVKDLLP
- a CDS encoding GxxExxY protein, encoding MTYTKLAKQKTGLLINFNERLLKDGIKRLVLSPSS